The proteins below are encoded in one region of Patescibacteria group bacterium:
- a CDS encoding cohesin domain-containing protein yields the protein MKKVLTTAIIFVILINFINFIKPASVLAATLSLSPASGTEAVGSTFTVDIIVDPGTDSISAASAIVDFDSSKLTALTVTKGSLFNQDPLTNTIGTSATDPTKGEIRYDSGSLGTAVTTRGTMATITFRAIAAGSAPVTFVFDPTVTTGTSLVAAASGPTNLLTTVNNAVFTVTAGGTTTTTAPLPPTGAIENTLMMVGGGVFLLIGSLFLKLKFLR from the coding sequence ATGAAAAAAGTCCTCACTACTGCCATTATCTTTGTAATTCTTATTAACTTTATTAATTTTATTAAACCGGCTTCGGTTCTTGCCGCCACTCTTTCCCTGTCTCCAGCTTCCGGAACTGAGGCGGTCGGCAGTACTTTCACGGTGGATATAATTGTCGATCCTGGAACCGATTCGATTTCAGCCGCCTCGGCGATTGTCGATTTTGACAGTTCTAAATTAACCGCATTGACGGTTACCAAAGGGTCGCTTTTTAATCAGGATCCCTTGACCAATACGATCGGGACTTCGGCGACGGACCCGACAAAAGGGGAAATTCGCTACGATTCCGGAAGCCTTGGGACGGCAGTGACGACCCGAGGAACAATGGCGACCATTACTTTTCGGGCTATTGCCGCCGGTTCGGCGCCGGTAACTTTTGTTTTTGATCCTACGGTTACGACCGGAACTTCGCTGGTGGCTGCGGCTTCAGGCCCGACCAATTTGTTGACTACCGTCAATAATGCTGTTTTTACGGTTACTGCCGGCGGCACCACGACGACCACTGCGCCGCTGCCGCCCACGGGAGCTATAGAAAATACCCTCATGATGGTTGGCGGAGGAGTTTTTCTGTTAATCGGCAGTCTTTTTTTAAAACTTAAGTTTCTTAGATAA
- a CDS encoding DUF2130 domain-containing protein: protein MAAQATIICPHCKQEFPLTEALSHEYELKAEAKAEEKVRREMEIQLKDKTNEVEEQRKRAKEAEQELLEKNKKIREVEQKDQQRELEFQRKLVEDEKKITEEVKKRADEENRLKMAEYEKRLQDASTVNDELRRKLEQGSQQTQGEVQELILEEFLKAEFPNDQIAPVAKGVRGGDVLQTVFDKNGRECGKILWESKQTKAWSDGWVAKLKEDARAAGADVAVIISAVLPEKVKNLGYYSGIWVTNLGSALGASWILRYHLVQATNIRKAAEVTGEDKDELYKYVTGSQFAHRVEAMMDSYQFILEDIEKEKRWFSSKWARQEKSVRTLMEQTGAIHGELAGIVGSALPTVKSLELTDS from the coding sequence ATGGCTGCGCAAGCTACAATCATTTGTCCTCACTGTAAACAGGAATTTCCCCTGACTGAAGCGCTCTCGCATGAATACGAACTGAAAGCCGAGGCGAAAGCGGAGGAGAAGGTTCGCCGGGAGATGGAAATACAGCTAAAGGATAAAACGAATGAAGTAGAGGAGCAACGAAAACGAGCCAAAGAAGCAGAGCAAGAACTCTTAGAGAAGAATAAGAAAATTCGTGAGGTTGAACAGAAAGATCAACAACGAGAATTGGAATTTCAAAGAAAGCTAGTAGAGGACGAGAAAAAAATTACTGAAGAAGTCAAAAAGAGAGCAGACGAAGAGAACCGTCTAAAAATGGCTGAGTACGAAAAACGTCTTCAGGATGCTTCAACTGTTAACGATGAACTACGGAGGAAGTTAGAACAGGGGTCACAGCAGACCCAAGGCGAAGTTCAGGAATTAATTCTGGAAGAATTTTTGAAAGCGGAATTCCCCAACGATCAAATTGCTCCGGTAGCTAAGGGGGTTCGGGGCGGGGATGTGCTCCAAACAGTCTTCGATAAAAATGGCCGCGAGTGCGGCAAGATTTTGTGGGAATCAAAGCAAACTAAAGCCTGGAGCGACGGCTGGGTAGCCAAACTGAAAGAAGATGCCCGGGCAGCCGGCGCGGATGTGGCGGTAATTATTTCCGCGGTTTTGCCGGAAAAGGTGAAAAATCTGGGTTATTACAGCGGCATTTGGGTGACTAATTTAGGCAGCGCTTTGGGGGCAAGCTGGATTTTGCGCTACCATCTGGTTCAGGCGACTAACATCCGCAAAGCTGCCGAGGTCACAGGAGAAGATAAAGACGAGCTTTATAAGTATGTCACCGGATCGCAGTTTGCCCACCGGGTCGAAGCAATGATGGATTCGTACCAATTCATTTTGGAAGATATTGAAAAAGAAAAGCGTTGGTTTTCGTCGAAATGGGCCCGGCAGGAAAAGTCAGTGCGGACCTTAATGGAGCAGACCGGAGCGATTCACGGCGAACTGGCCGGAATTGTGGGTTCGGCTCTGCCTACGGTGAAGAGTTTGGAACTGACAGACTCGTAA
- the pth gene encoding aminoacyl-tRNA hydrolase: MKLLIGLGNPGEHYARNRHSAGKLLVKKMKEMGNPGDIRAMESESLMNDSGKFVAQLYNFYKITPDDLCIAHDDLDIPLGQYKIQKGIGPKVHYGVNSIEEALGTKDFWRIRIGIDNRNSQNRIPGEEYVLQNFTDEELVILDKVFDAIIKDGFK, encoded by the coding sequence ATGAAACTTCTTATTGGACTGGGGAATCCGGGTGAACACTACGCCAGAAACCGCCATAGTGCGGGGAAACTTTTGGTGAAGAAAATGAAGGAGATGGGGAATCCGGGAGATATTAGGGCTATGGAAAGCGAGAGTTTAATGAACGACTCCGGAAAGTTTGTGGCGCAGCTATATAACTTCTACAAAATAACGCCGGACGACCTCTGCATCGCCCATGATGATTTGGATATTCCCCTGGGCCAATACAAGATCCAAAAAGGAATCGGGCCGAAGGTCCACTACGGCGTAAACTCGATTGAAGAAGCTCTGGGAACAAAAGACTTTTGGCGCATACGCATAGGTATAGACAACCGCAATTCTCAGAACCGGATCCCAGGAGAAGAATATGTTTTGCAAAACTTCACCGATGAAGAGCTAGTTATTTTAGATAAAGTTTTCGATGCAATCATTAAAGACGGTTTTAAATAA